From one Triticum urartu cultivar G1812 chromosome 3, Tu2.1, whole genome shotgun sequence genomic stretch:
- the LOC125543192 gene encoding trans-cinnamate 4-monooxygenase, whose translation MDVLLLEKALLGLFAAAVLAIAVAKLAGKRLRLPPGPSGAPIVGNWLQVGDDLNHRNLMGMARRFGEVFLLRMGVRNLVVVSSPELAKEVLHTQGVEFGSRTRNVVFDIFTGKGQDMVFTVYGDHWRKMRRIMTVPFFTNKVVAQNRAGWEEEARLVVEDLRADPAAAAAGVVVRRRLQLMMYNDMFRIMFDRRFESTADPLFNQLKALNAERSILSQSFDYNYGDFIPVLRPFLRRYLNRCTNLKTKRMKVFEDQFVQPRKEALEKTGEIRCAMDHILEAERKGEINHDNVLYIVENINVAAIETTLWSIEWGIAELVNHPDIQQKLREEIVAVLGAGVAVTEPDLERLPYLQSVVKETLRLRMAIPLLVPHMNLSDAKLAGYDIPAESKILVNAWFLANDPKRWVRADEFRPERFLEEEKAVEAHGNDFRFVPFGVGRRSCPGIILALPIIGITLGRLVQNFQLLPPPGQDKIDTTEKPGQFSNQILKHATIVCKPLEA comes from the exons ATGGACGTGCTCCTCCTGGAGAAGGCCCTGCTGGGCCTCTTCGCCGCGGCGGTGCTGGCCATCGCCGTCGCCAAGCTCGCCGGCAAGCGCCTCCGCCTCCCCCCGGGCCCCTCCGGCGCGCCCATCGTCGGCAACTGGCTGCAGGTCGGCGATGACCTCAACCACCGCAACCTGATGGGCATGGCCAGGCGGTTCGGCGAGGTGTTCCTCCTCCGCATGGGCGTCCGCAACCTGGTGGTCGTCTCCAGCCccgagctcgccaaggaggtccTCCACACCCAGGGCGTCGAGTTCGGCTCCCGCACCCGCAACGTCGTCTTCGACATCTTCACCGGCAAGGGCCAG GACATGGTGTTCACGGTGTACGGCGACCACTGGCGGAAGATGCGGCGGATCATGACGGTGcccttcttcaccaacaaggtGGTGGCGCAGAACCGGGCGgggtgggaggaggaggcgcggcTGGTGGTGGAGGACCTCAGGGCCgacccggcggcggcggcggcgggcgtggTGGTGCGCCGCAGGCTGCAGCTCATGATGTACAACGACATGTTCCGCATCATGTTCGACCGCCGCTTCGAGAGCACCGCCGACCCGCTCTTCAACCAGCTCAAGGCGCTCAACGCCGAGCGCAGCATCCTCTCCCAGAGCTTCGACTACAACTACGGCGACTTCATCCCCGTCCTCCGCCCCTTCCTCCGCCGCTACCTCAACCGCTGCACCAACCTCAAGACCAAGCGCATGAAGGTGTTCGAGGACCAGTTCGTCCAACCGCGCAA GGAGGCGTTGGAGAAGACGGGCGAGATCAGGTGCGCCATGGACCACATCCTGGAGGCCGAGAGAAAGGGCGAGATCAACCATGACAACGTCCTCTACATCGTCGAGAACATCAACGTCGCAG CCATTGAGACGACGCTGTGGTCGATCGAGTGGGGCATCGCGGAGCTGGTGAACCACCCGGACATCCAGCAGAAGCTGCGCGAGGAGATCGTCGCCGTGCTCGGCGCCGGCGTGGCGGTGACGGAGCCCGACCTGGAGCGCCTCCCCTACCTGCAGTCCGTGGTGAAGGAGACGCTCCGCCTCCGCATGGCCATCCCGCTCCTCGTGCCCCACATGAACCTCAGCGACGCCAAGCTCGCCGGCTACGACATCCCCGCCGAGTCCAAGATCCTCGTCAACGCCTGGTTCCTCGCCAACGACCCCAAGCGGTGGGTGCGCGCCGACGAGTTCAGGCCCGAGCGGTTCCTCGAGGAGGAGAAGGCCGTCGAGGCCCACGGCAACGACTTCCGGTTCGTGCCCTTCGGCGTCGGCCGCCGGAGCTGCCCCGGGATCATCCTCGCGCTGCCCATCATCGGCATCACGCTCGGACGCCTGGTGCAGAACTTCCAGCTGCTGCCGCCGCCCGGGCAGGACAAGATCGACACCACCGAGAAGCCCGGGCAGTTCAGCAACCAGATCCTCAAGCACGCCACCATCGTCTGCAAGCCACTGGAGGCTTAA